From one Comamonas piscis genomic stretch:
- the bamC gene encoding outer membrane protein assembly factor BamC codes for MNSLAKLSMLSLSVALAACSTGNILEGDKIDYKGATKGPTLEVPPDLTQLSKDSRYVVPGGAVSAAAYQVQKDAAPKGTANTAASQIGDVQIERDGNQRWLVIDRSADKVWEPVKDFWQESGFALTIERPDIGIMETDWAENRAKLPQDFIRRSIGKVFDSIYSTGEQDKFRTRIERRPDGKTEVYVSHRGMEEVYSNKEKDSTIWQPRKADPELETEFLRRIMIKLGVSEEQSRAIAAAPLAPVSTSKIASAADGSPVLQVSDPFDRTWRRVGLALDRTGFTVEDRDRSQGVYFVRYIDPTDLNKKPDGFFAKIFNRNPDAPDPIKYRIQVKSEANTSNVTVLNESGKADTSANAQRILKVLADDMK; via the coding sequence GTGAATTCCCTCGCAAAACTCAGCATGCTGAGCCTGTCTGTCGCTTTGGCCGCTTGCAGTACCGGCAATATTCTCGAAGGCGACAAGATCGACTACAAGGGCGCCACCAAGGGCCCCACCTTGGAGGTGCCTCCGGATCTGACCCAGCTGTCCAAGGACTCGCGCTATGTCGTGCCTGGCGGCGCAGTATCGGCGGCAGCCTACCAGGTGCAAAAAGATGCAGCGCCCAAGGGCACCGCCAACACCGCTGCCTCGCAGATTGGCGATGTACAGATTGAGCGCGATGGCAACCAGCGCTGGCTGGTGATCGACCGCTCCGCAGACAAGGTCTGGGAGCCGGTCAAGGATTTCTGGCAGGAAAGCGGCTTTGCGCTGACCATCGAGCGCCCCGATATCGGCATCATGGAAACCGACTGGGCCGAGAACCGCGCCAAGCTGCCGCAGGATTTCATCCGCCGCTCCATCGGCAAGGTGTTTGATTCGATCTACTCGACCGGTGAGCAGGACAAGTTCCGCACCCGCATCGAGCGCCGCCCCGATGGCAAGACCGAAGTCTATGTGAGCCACCGCGGCATGGAAGAGGTCTATTCCAACAAGGAAAAAGACAGCACCATCTGGCAGCCCCGCAAGGCCGATCCCGAGCTGGAAACCGAATTCCTGCGCCGTATCATGATCAAGCTGGGCGTGAGCGAAGAGCAATCCCGCGCGATTGCTGCAGCGCCTCTGGCACCTGTCAGCACTTCCAAGATCGCCTCGGCAGCCGACGGCTCGCCGGTGCTGCAGGTCAGCGATCCGTTTGACCGCACCTGGCGCCGCGTGGGCCTGGCGCTGGATCGCACTGGCTTCACCGTGGAAGACCGCGACCGCAGCCAAGGCGTCTACTTTGTGCGCTACATCGACCCGACCGATCTGAACAAGAAGCCTGATGGTTTCTTTGCCAAGATCTTCAACCGCAACCCGGATGCACCGGACCCGATCAAGTACCGCATCCAGGTCAAGAGCGAAGCCAATACCAGCAATGTCACCGTGCTCAACGAGAGCGGCAAGGCTGACACCTCGGCCAATGCACAGCGCATTCTGAAGGTGCTGGCAGACGACATGAAGTGA
- a CDS encoding cupin domain-containing protein, producing the protein MQIEQALPLLGGISPAQFMRRYWQKKPLLVRGAVSDWKDLQLPLPRSQLFELAGEEGVESRLIQHKEGAWSVKHGPFSRRAIPSLKTREWTLLLQGLDLHSDAAHALLQRFAFVPAARLDDLMVSYASDGGGVGPHFDSYDVFLLQAHGKRRWRIGKQKNLGLKEGIPLKILAEFEAEEEFVLEPGDMLYLPPRYAHDGVAEGECMTYSIGFRSPAQQELAGELLMRMSESDEMDEVNAKSASPIYQDPKQTAVQAPGAIPPAMLDFARAAIDKRLAEPLALARALGEALTEPKANVWFEPEDSPAMLEAVALDRKTRMMYDEQHLFINGESYRAAGADFSLMKKLADGRHLDRRDVSAASDDALELLSQWCEDGWAHAVPQ; encoded by the coding sequence ATGCAAATCGAACAAGCACTGCCTCTGCTGGGGGGCATCTCCCCGGCCCAGTTCATGCGCCGTTACTGGCAGAAAAAACCGCTGCTGGTGCGCGGCGCCGTCAGCGACTGGAAGGACCTGCAACTGCCCCTGCCGCGCAGCCAGCTGTTTGAACTGGCAGGCGAGGAGGGCGTGGAATCGCGCCTGATCCAGCACAAAGAAGGTGCCTGGAGCGTCAAGCACGGCCCGTTCAGCCGCCGTGCCATCCCCTCGCTCAAGACGCGGGAGTGGACCTTGCTGCTGCAGGGCCTCGATCTGCACAGCGATGCCGCCCATGCCTTGTTGCAGCGCTTTGCCTTTGTGCCGGCTGCCCGCCTCGATGACCTGATGGTGAGCTATGCCAGCGATGGCGGTGGCGTGGGCCCGCACTTTGACAGCTACGACGTGTTCTTGCTGCAGGCCCATGGCAAGCGCCGCTGGCGCATCGGCAAGCAAAAGAACCTGGGCTTGAAGGAGGGCATTCCGCTCAAAATTCTGGCCGAGTTCGAGGCCGAAGAAGAGTTTGTGCTGGAGCCCGGCGACATGCTCTACCTGCCGCCGCGCTATGCCCATGATGGCGTGGCCGAAGGCGAGTGCATGACCTACTCGATCGGCTTCCGCTCCCCGGCGCAGCAAGAGCTGGCGGGCGAGCTGCTGATGCGCATGTCCGAGAGCGACGAGATGGACGAGGTGAACGCCAAGTCCGCCTCGCCGATCTACCAGGACCCCAAGCAAACGGCGGTGCAGGCACCGGGTGCGATACCGCCTGCGATGCTGGACTTTGCCCGTGCCGCCATTGATAAGCGCCTGGCCGAACCGCTGGCGCTGGCCCGTGCGCTGGGCGAGGCGCTGACCGAGCCCAAGGCCAACGTCTGGTTTGAGCCCGAAGACTCGCCAGCAATGCTGGAAGCCGTGGCGCTGGACCGCAAGACCCGCATGATGTACGACGAGCAGCATCTCTTCATCAACGGCGAAAGCTACCGCGCTGCAGGGGCCGACTTCAGCCTGATGAAGAAGCTGGCCGATGGCCGCCATCTGGACCGCCGCGATGTCAGCGCTGCCAGCGATGATGCGCTGGAGCTGCTGTCGCAGTGGTGCGAAGACGGTTGGGCCCACGCGGTGCCGCAGTAA
- a CDS encoding FKBP-type peptidyl-prolyl cis-trans isomerase — protein MEIIDQCVVALTWTLKDTLGETLDVLDEPVEFLVGGQDLLARVEQALQGHTVGSRVQLHLEPEDAFGDYDEEKVFLESRALFPTDLEEGMTIEGHALPAGTNPDAPRDMIYTVTELYPEHVVLDGNHPLAGIAIRLDIQLAAVREATEEEIGSGTCGTGFFRVQPQAPGNNLLH, from the coding sequence ATGGAAATCATTGATCAATGCGTGGTCGCCCTGACCTGGACGCTGAAAGACACTTTAGGCGAGACCCTGGACGTGCTCGACGAGCCCGTGGAATTCCTCGTCGGAGGCCAGGATTTGCTGGCCCGCGTGGAGCAGGCGCTGCAAGGCCATACCGTCGGTAGTCGCGTGCAACTGCACCTGGAGCCCGAAGACGCCTTTGGCGATTACGACGAGGAAAAGGTCTTCCTCGAGTCGCGGGCGCTGTTCCCCACCGATCTGGAAGAAGGCATGACCATTGAGGGCCATGCACTGCCCGCAGGCACCAACCCAGATGCCCCGCGCGACATGATCTACACCGTCACCGAGCTGTACCCGGAGCATGTGGTGCTGGATGGCAACCACCCGCTGGCCGGCATTGCCATTCGCCTGGACATCCAGCTGGCAGCGGTGCGCGAGGCGACCGAAGAGGAAATCGGCAGCGGCACCTGCGGCACGGGCTTCTTCCGCGTGCAACCCCAGGCGCCAGGCAATAACCTGCTGCACTGA
- a CDS encoding GbsR/MarR family transcriptional regulator, with protein sequence MQMTDIQQQFVLHWGEMGSLWGVNRTVSQIHALLFVHGKPLNAEQLSETLNVARSNVSNSLKELQSWQLVRVTHVLGDRRDYFETSVDVWELFRTIVRERKEREFDPTTRLLQSLVNSPDFARESADGQDRIMATLELMQKLGAWSDEMLRLSPATLDKILTLGATVQRFVRGSPAAQEPEALGKP encoded by the coding sequence ATGCAAATGACCGACATCCAACAACAATTTGTGCTGCACTGGGGCGAGATGGGATCGCTGTGGGGCGTGAACCGCACGGTCTCGCAAATCCATGCGCTGCTGTTTGTGCATGGCAAGCCGCTCAATGCCGAGCAGTTGAGCGAGACCCTGAACGTGGCGCGCTCCAATGTCAGCAACAGCTTGAAGGAGCTGCAATCCTGGCAACTGGTGCGGGTGACCCATGTGCTGGGCGACCGGCGCGATTATTTCGAGACCAGTGTTGATGTCTGGGAGCTGTTCCGCACCATCGTGCGTGAGCGCAAGGAGCGTGAGTTCGACCCCACCACCCGCCTGCTGCAGTCCTTGGTCAACAGCCCCGACTTTGCCCGCGAGAGCGCCGATGGCCAGGACCGCATCATGGCCACCTTGGAGCTGATGCAAAAGCTGGGCGCCTGGAGCGACGAGATGCTGCGCCTGTCGCCCGCCACCTTGGACAAGATTTTGACCCTGGGCGCGACCGTGCAGCGCTTTGTGCGCGGCAGCCCAGCCGCGCAAGAGCCCGAGGCGCTCGGTAAGCCCTGA
- a CDS encoding thiol-disulfide oxidoreductase DCC family protein, with the protein MTRRDTAATQFPLTIYYDASCRMCNAEMRHLMLRNQAGKLIFIDASTADLSQAPADKAALMQAIHGVGADGQVYVGVDCLTRAYLGVGWAWVPRLAGLPLVAGALDKLYPMLARNRYRLPLAPMAWVLEQGLQCTVRRQARQAAARSASCARGSDACDIDRPR; encoded by the coding sequence ATGACCCGCCGAGACACCGCCGCCACCCAGTTCCCGCTGACCATTTACTACGATGCCAGCTGCCGCATGTGCAATGCCGAGATGCGCCACCTGATGCTGCGCAACCAGGCGGGCAAGCTCATCTTTATTGACGCCAGCACTGCCGACCTGAGCCAGGCCCCCGCCGACAAGGCCGCGCTGATGCAGGCCATCCATGGCGTAGGGGCCGATGGCCAGGTCTACGTCGGGGTGGACTGCCTCACCCGCGCCTATCTGGGTGTCGGCTGGGCCTGGGTGCCTCGGCTGGCGGGGCTGCCGCTGGTGGCAGGCGCGCTGGACAAGCTCTACCCCATGCTCGCCCGCAACCGCTACCGCCTGCCGCTGGCCCCCATGGCCTGGGTGCTGGAGCAAGGTCTGCAATGTACGGTGCGGCGCCAGGCCCGGCAGGCGGCAGCGCGCAGCGCGTCCTGCGCACGCGGCAGTGATGCCTGCGACATCGACCGCCCGCGCTAA
- a CDS encoding NAD-dependent epimerase/dehydratase family protein, with product MHSPNTPQPTVLLCGGQGFIGQTLARQLRAQGMRVIAASRRSQPPLQLGRMQQPADWLPHLQGVDMVINAVGSLRDQPGPEGASLEALHQTGPQALFEACAQAGVRRVMQLSALGVEDNNTAYARTKRAADSRLLALTAQGQLDGMVVRPSIVMGAQGASTQLFMRLALLPVLVLPAVMQQRLIQPVAVDELAEVMLRLLQSSTTGIVSLGGPKRLSMAQMIDSLRQQAGRSRALQLRLPGWATQASARLGDAVPTSPWCSASLQLASLDNCCDPAPMAQWLGRAPTDPAQMLALIRNPAAPPSHEGRA from the coding sequence ATGCACAGCCCCAACACCCCCCAACCCACCGTTTTGCTCTGCGGCGGCCAGGGCTTTATCGGCCAGACGCTGGCGCGCCAGCTGCGCGCGCAGGGCATGCGCGTCATCGCAGCCAGCAGGCGCTCCCAGCCGCCGCTGCAGTTGGGCAGGATGCAGCAGCCGGCCGATTGGCTGCCCCATCTGCAAGGCGTGGACATGGTCATCAACGCCGTAGGCAGCCTGCGCGACCAGCCCGGGCCGGAAGGTGCGAGCTTGGAAGCGCTGCACCAGACCGGCCCGCAAGCGCTGTTCGAGGCCTGCGCCCAGGCGGGCGTGCGGCGCGTGATGCAGCTCTCGGCCCTGGGGGTGGAAGACAACAACACCGCCTATGCCCGCACCAAGCGTGCGGCAGATAGCCGTTTGCTGGCGTTGACCGCGCAAGGCCAGCTCGACGGCATGGTGGTGCGGCCCAGCATTGTGATGGGCGCACAAGGCGCCAGCACCCAGCTGTTTATGCGTCTGGCCTTGCTGCCGGTACTGGTGCTGCCAGCGGTGATGCAGCAGCGCCTGATCCAGCCCGTGGCCGTCGATGAGCTGGCCGAGGTGATGCTGCGGCTGCTGCAATCGTCCACCACCGGCATCGTGTCGTTGGGTGGGCCAAAGCGCCTGAGCATGGCGCAGATGATTGACAGCCTGCGCCAGCAAGCCGGCCGCAGCAGGGCCTTGCAGCTGCGCCTGCCCGGCTGGGCCACCCAGGCCAGCGCGCGGCTGGGCGATGCGGTGCCCACGAGCCCCTGGTGCAGCGCCTCCTTGCAACTGGCATCGCTGGACAACTGCTGCGACCCGGCACCAATGGCGCAGTGGTTGGGGCGCGCGCCCACCGATCCTGCGCAGATGCTGGCGTTGATTCGCAACCCGGCAGCGCCCCCTTCGCACGAAGGCCGCGCATGA
- a CDS encoding DoxX-like family protein, with translation MTTAPRAQPMQQPLQLLRLSLVAVWLWTGIASLLQWQGESTALLVAGGIQTPGMQAWLIGGGVALDLLLGVWLLCWPGRNAYAAALSAMLLMTLAATALLPALWLHPLGPLSKNLPIAAALWLLWQSSARDGRSE, from the coding sequence ATGACCACCGCGCCCCGCGCACAGCCCATGCAGCAGCCTTTGCAGCTGCTGCGTCTGAGTCTGGTCGCCGTCTGGTTGTGGACCGGCATTGCCAGCTTGCTGCAATGGCAGGGCGAAAGCACGGCGCTGCTGGTGGCGGGCGGCATTCAGACACCCGGCATGCAGGCGTGGTTGATAGGCGGTGGCGTGGCACTGGATCTGTTACTCGGTGTGTGGTTGTTGTGCTGGCCCGGGCGCAACGCCTATGCGGCGGCGCTTAGCGCGATGCTGCTGATGACGCTGGCAGCCACGGCGCTGCTGCCCGCCCTGTGGCTGCACCCGCTGGGCCCCTTGTCCAAAAATCTGCCGATTGCCGCTGCGCTGTGGCTGCTGTGGCAGAGCAGCGCCCGCGACGGACGGAGTGAATGA
- a CDS encoding DUF2269 family protein, which translates to MNTYLLLKTLHILSSVLMVGTGFGSAFYMFFANRSGNVAAQAVVSRLVVRADWWFTTPAVIIQPLSGWALMVMAGWPWHTPWLLLSMALYVVAGLCWLPVVAMQIRMAHMAAQADAQGQPLPDAYRRLAGRWEALGYPAFVAMLGVYYLMVNKPALWS; encoded by the coding sequence ATGAACACCTACTTGCTGCTCAAAACCCTGCATATCCTGTCGAGCGTGCTGATGGTCGGCACCGGCTTTGGCTCGGCCTTCTATATGTTCTTTGCCAACCGCAGCGGCAATGTAGCGGCCCAGGCGGTGGTCAGCCGGCTGGTGGTGCGGGCCGACTGGTGGTTCACCACGCCGGCGGTCATCATCCAGCCGCTGAGCGGCTGGGCATTGATGGTGATGGCCGGCTGGCCCTGGCACACGCCCTGGCTGCTTCTGTCGATGGCGCTGTATGTCGTGGCGGGCCTGTGCTGGCTGCCGGTGGTGGCCATGCAAATCCGCATGGCCCATATGGCCGCCCAGGCCGATGCGCAAGGCCAGCCGCTGCCCGACGCATACAGGCGCCTGGCCGGGCGCTGGGAGGCGCTGGGCTACCCGGCTTTTGTGGCGATGCTGGGCGTGTACTACCTGATGGTCAACAAGCCCGCACTCTGGAGTTGA
- a CDS encoding Dyp-type peroxidase — MTALNQPGILLDLPAASRYQLWKLSGDAPAVRAALARLQQWADGEQVVVCIGQPVAELLGVQVPGLRNFPAITGPQGPLALTPHALCLWLRGNDQGDVLRLSREAAALLAPAFSREKVVDCFRHGWNGKDAVRDLTGYEDGTENPKDDDAVHAAIADGMGAGLDGGSYFAVQQWVHDMEAFARMSALQKDHMIGRRLSDNEELDDAPESAHVKRTAQESFDPEAFILRRNMPWWAVQPDGSDAVGAIFAGFGRSFEAFEAQMRRMAGEEDGIADGLFQMSNPVTNAYYWCPPMLNGRVDLRALGL, encoded by the coding sequence ATGACCGCCTTGAACCAACCAGGAATCCTGCTGGATTTGCCAGCTGCAAGCCGCTACCAACTCTGGAAACTCTCGGGCGATGCCCCGGCCGTGCGTGCCGCGCTGGCGCGTTTGCAGCAATGGGCCGATGGTGAGCAGGTCGTCGTCTGCATCGGCCAACCGGTGGCAGAGCTGCTGGGTGTGCAGGTACCAGGTTTGCGCAATTTTCCGGCCATCACCGGGCCCCAAGGGCCGCTGGCGCTGACGCCCCATGCGCTGTGCCTGTGGCTGCGTGGCAATGACCAGGGCGATGTGCTGCGCCTGTCGCGCGAAGCCGCAGCGCTGCTGGCGCCGGCCTTTAGCCGCGAGAAGGTGGTCGATTGCTTCCGCCACGGCTGGAACGGCAAGGATGCGGTACGCGATCTGACCGGCTACGAAGACGGCACTGAAAACCCCAAGGACGACGATGCGGTACATGCCGCCATTGCCGACGGCATGGGTGCGGGCCTGGACGGCGGCAGCTACTTTGCCGTGCAGCAGTGGGTGCATGACATGGAGGCTTTTGCCCGTATGAGCGCGCTGCAAAAGGACCACATGATTGGCCGCCGCCTGAGCGACAACGAAGAGCTGGACGACGCGCCCGAGTCCGCCCACGTCAAGCGCACCGCGCAGGAGAGCTTTGACCCCGAAGCCTTTATCCTGCGCCGCAATATGCCTTGGTGGGCCGTGCAGCCCGATGGCAGCGATGCCGTGGGTGCCATCTTTGCCGGTTTTGGCCGCAGCTTTGAGGCATTTGAAGCGCAGATGCGCCGCATGGCGGGCGAGGAAGATGGCATTGCAGATGGCCTGTTCCAGATGTCCAATCCCGTTACCAACGCCTACTACTGGTGCCCGCCGATGCTGAACGGGCGTGTTGATTTGCGCGCGTTGGGACTGTAA
- a CDS encoding GlxA family transcriptional regulator has product MPQPDTIPAQRAQPGHRVLCIAYPRAMSLDITGPMQVFATANDVRQRQGLPAFYELVFAGLEAGPVSLSCGLQILATQGLRQLRPGANSTVLIPGGDGVVEVQHHSGLRQWLQRTAPKVQRLGSVCSGALILARAGLLDGLPATTHWCRLAELAAMERPIQVEGDRLHTFDANHPQQRHIFTSAGVTSGIDLALGLVEADLGRSMALAVARHLVMFVRRPGGQAQFSPLLAAETTQAPRLAGLLEWIPGHLGERLSVEQLAAQACLPPRTLARVFQQELGTTPARYVERVRLQAATTLLSQRQASVSTVARICGFGHPENLRRSFHKTLAVSPQAFAERFGTG; this is encoded by the coding sequence ATGCCCCAGCCCGACACCATCCCGGCCCAGCGTGCCCAGCCCGGCCACCGCGTCCTCTGCATCGCCTACCCGCGTGCAATGAGCCTGGACATCACCGGCCCCATGCAGGTGTTTGCCACCGCCAACGATGTGCGCCAGCGCCAGGGGCTGCCCGCCTTTTACGAGCTGGTCTTTGCGGGCTTGGAGGCCGGGCCGGTCAGCCTGTCCTGTGGCTTGCAGATACTGGCCACCCAAGGCCTGCGCCAGCTGCGCCCGGGTGCCAATAGCACCGTGCTGATACCGGGGGGCGATGGCGTGGTGGAGGTGCAGCACCACAGCGGCCTGCGCCAATGGCTGCAGCGCACGGCGCCCAAGGTGCAGCGCCTGGGCTCCGTCTGCTCGGGCGCGCTGATTCTGGCCCGCGCGGGCTTGCTTGATGGCTTGCCCGCCACCACCCACTGGTGCCGCCTGGCCGAGCTGGCGGCGATGGAGCGCCCCATCCAGGTGGAGGGCGACCGTCTACACACCTTTGATGCCAACCATCCGCAGCAGCGCCATATCTTTACCTCCGCCGGAGTCACCTCGGGCATTGACCTGGCGCTCGGCCTGGTCGAGGCCGACCTGGGCCGCAGCATGGCGCTGGCCGTCGCCCGGCACCTGGTGATGTTTGTGCGCCGGCCGGGGGGCCAGGCGCAGTTCAGCCCGCTGCTGGCGGCCGAGACCACGCAGGCGCCGCGCCTGGCCGGGCTGCTGGAATGGATTCCCGGCCACCTGGGCGAGCGCCTAAGCGTCGAGCAACTGGCCGCGCAGGCCTGCCTGCCGCCACGCACTTTGGCCCGCGTGTTCCAGCAAGAGCTGGGCACCACGCCCGCACGCTATGTGGAGCGCGTGCGGCTGCAGGCTGCCACCACCTTGCTCAGCCAGCGCCAGGCCTCCGTATCGACGGTGGCGCGGATCTGCGGCTTTGGCCACCCGGAAAACCTGCGCCGCAGCTTTCACAAGACCTTGGCCGTCAGCCCCCAGGCCTTTGCCGAGCGCTTTGGCACCGGCTAG
- a CDS encoding MFS transporter, with translation MLLKHHPQLLTLSIAQALYWSCSIIGIALTGLVGQRLSPWPVLATLPLTLLVAGNLLSIGQLARWMQRHGRARGLQYGALLGLAAGLLAAWAVVQASFGLFCLAMLLLGGYQASAGFYRFTALDGMPAEHSGRAAAWVLAGGIAAALLAPTLAIQAADALATPLAGAYVAIAVLALLACALLQCLPARLHLPMQAKSAAEPTVTRRQLWQRPALQQAIILSACGHGLMVLVMNATPLAMHGAGHSLASSTQVIQWHVLGMFAPSLFAGRAVDRFGARRLAWLGAALLAASACVAQVGMQFMPFLLSSLLLGAGWNLMILAGTSLLNQASTHQERSQAQPMMEWSNNGSAALMSLSCGVLIQTLGWQAVNVAMLLTLALLAWQDVRSAWAARAQV, from the coding sequence ATGCTCCTCAAACACCATCCCCAACTGCTCACCCTCAGCATTGCGCAAGCGCTGTACTGGTCCTGCTCCATCATCGGCATTGCGTTGACGGGCTTGGTCGGCCAGCGCCTCTCCCCCTGGCCAGTGTTGGCGACGCTGCCGCTGACCTTGCTGGTGGCAGGCAACCTGCTGTCGATTGGCCAGTTGGCCCGCTGGATGCAGCGGCATGGCCGCGCGCGGGGCCTGCAATATGGGGCGCTGCTGGGGCTAGCGGCCGGGCTGCTGGCCGCCTGGGCGGTGGTGCAGGCCAGCTTTGGGCTGTTTTGCCTGGCGATGCTGCTGCTGGGCGGCTACCAGGCCTCCGCCGGCTTCTACCGCTTTACCGCGCTGGATGGCATGCCGGCAGAACACAGCGGCCGTGCGGCAGCCTGGGTGCTGGCGGGCGGTATCGCAGCGGCGCTGCTGGCACCCACGTTGGCCATCCAGGCCGCCGATGCCCTGGCTACGCCGCTGGCCGGCGCGTATGTGGCGATTGCAGTGCTGGCTTTGCTGGCTTGCGCGCTGCTGCAATGCCTGCCGGCGCGCCTGCACCTGCCGATGCAGGCCAAGTCTGCGGCCGAGCCCACGGTCACGCGCCGCCAGCTCTGGCAGCGCCCTGCGCTGCAGCAGGCCATCATTCTCAGCGCCTGCGGCCATGGGCTGATGGTGCTGGTGATGAACGCCACCCCGCTGGCGATGCATGGCGCAGGCCACTCACTGGCCAGCTCCACCCAGGTGATCCAGTGGCATGTGCTGGGCATGTTTGCGCCGTCCTTGTTTGCGGGTCGCGCGGTGGACCGCTTTGGCGCGCGGCGCCTGGCTTGGCTGGGTGCGGCGTTGCTGGCGGCCAGCGCCTGCGTTGCGCAGGTTGGCATGCAGTTCATGCCCTTTTTGCTCAGCTCCTTGCTGCTGGGTGCCGGTTGGAACCTGATGATTCTGGCGGGCACCAGCCTGCTGAACCAGGCCAGCACGCACCAGGAGCGCAGCCAGGCCCAGCCGATGATGGAATGGAGCAACAACGGCAGCGCAGCGCTGATGTCGCTCAGCTGCGGCGTGCTGATCCAGACCCTGGGTTGGCAGGCGGTGAATGTGGCGATGTTGCTGACCCTGGCGCTGCTGGCCTGGCAAGACGTACGGTCGGCATGGGCGGCGCGGGCGCAGGTCTAA
- the fumC gene encoding class II fumarate hydratase — protein MTATRQEKDTFGLIDVPADKLWGAQTQRSLQNFDISGEKQPGEIIHALAQVKKASATVNHALGLLDEKKAKAINAAADEVTAGQHPDEFPLVVWQTGSGTQTNMNVNEVLANRASELLGGERGESRLVHPNDDVNKSQSSNDVYPTAMHVAAVTAIERKLLPALEKLRRTLQAKSEAFNDIVKIGRTHLQDATPLTLGQEISGWVAQLEHGAKHIKSALPHLYELALGGTAVGTGLNAPKGYAEGVAQELAKLTGYPFITSPNKFESLGSCDALVFGHGALKTLAASLMKISNDVRWLASGPRSGLGEISIPENEPGSSIMPGKVNPTQCEAMTMLCAQVFGNDAAINVGGASGNFELNVFRPMVAHNFLQSVRLLADGMVSFNDHCAVGIEPNRERITELVSRSLMLVTALNTHIGYDKAAYIAKKAHKEGSSLRDAAVASGHVTAEQFDQWVVPEHMVGNL, from the coding sequence ATGACAGCTACCCGCCAGGAAAAAGACACATTCGGCCTGATCGATGTGCCGGCCGACAAACTCTGGGGCGCCCAGACGCAGCGCTCGCTGCAGAACTTTGACATCAGTGGCGAGAAGCAGCCCGGTGAAATCATCCATGCGCTGGCGCAGGTGAAAAAGGCCAGTGCCACCGTCAACCACGCGCTGGGCCTGCTCGATGAGAAAAAAGCCAAGGCCATCAATGCCGCCGCCGATGAGGTGACCGCCGGCCAGCACCCCGATGAGTTCCCGCTGGTGGTGTGGCAGACGGGCTCGGGCACGCAGACGAACATGAACGTCAATGAAGTGCTGGCCAACCGCGCCAGCGAGCTGCTGGGTGGTGAGCGCGGCGAGTCGCGCCTGGTCCACCCCAATGATGATGTGAACAAAAGCCAGTCGAGCAACGACGTGTACCCGACCGCCATGCATGTGGCGGCCGTCACCGCCATCGAGCGCAAGCTGCTGCCCGCGCTGGAGAAGCTGCGCCGCACCCTGCAGGCCAAGAGCGAGGCCTTCAACGACATCGTCAAGATCGGCCGCACCCACCTGCAAGATGCCACGCCGCTGACCCTGGGCCAGGAGATATCCGGCTGGGTGGCGCAGCTGGAGCACGGCGCCAAGCACATCAAGTCGGCACTGCCACATCTATATGAGCTGGCGCTGGGCGGCACCGCCGTGGGCACGGGCCTGAACGCGCCCAAGGGCTATGCCGAAGGCGTGGCGCAAGAGCTGGCCAAGCTGACCGGCTACCCATTCATCACCTCGCCCAACAAGTTTGAATCGCTGGGCTCCTGCGATGCCCTGGTGTTTGGCCATGGTGCCCTCAAGACCCTGGCGGCCAGCCTGATGAAAATCTCCAACGATGTGCGCTGGCTGGCATCGGGCCCGCGCAGCGGCCTGGGCGAGATCTCCATCCCCGAGAACGAGCCGGGCTCGTCCATCATGCCGGGCAAGGTCAACCCCACGCAGTGCGAAGCGATGACCATGCTCTGCGCCCAGGTGTTTGGCAACGATGCCGCGATCAACGTCGGCGGCGCCTCGGGCAACTTCGAGCTGAATGTGTTCCGCCCGATGGTGGCGCATAACTTCCTGCAGAGCGTGCGCCTGCTGGCCGATGGCATGGTGAGCTTTAACGACCACTGCGCCGTCGGCATCGAGCCGAACCGCGAGCGCATCACTGAGCTGGTCAGCCGCTCGCTGATGTTGGTCACTGCGCTCAACACCCATATCGGCTACGACAAGGCGGCCTACATCGCCAAGAAGGCCCACAAAGAAGGCAGCAGCCTGCGCGATGCCGCCGTGGCCAGCGGCCATGTGACGGCCGAGCAGTTTGACCAGTGGGTTGTGCCCGAGCATATGGTCGGCAATCTGTAA